In a genomic window of Nodosilinea sp. E11:
- the rsmH gene encoding 16S rRNA (cytosine(1402)-N(4))-methyltransferase RsmH, giving the protein MAEPEFHHVPVLPEAVIAGLSIQPGGRYLDATAGGGGHSRLILEADPTVNLVAVDQDAAAIAATRANLAEFGDRVTTWHGNFANLKPPGPPFNGILADLGVSSVQLDVGDRGFSFRQSAPLDMRMDPRQDLTAADIVNHWDETELANLIYTYGEERLSRRIARKIVDQRPWQTTTDLAEAIFHSVPRSYRYGRIHPATRTFQALRIAVNRELDVLETLLKLAPTWLAPSGRLAIISFHSLEDRLVKHSLKDSPDLKVITKKPVIATEDEIDQNPRARSAKLRVAERL; this is encoded by the coding sequence ATGGCAGAGCCAGAGTTTCATCATGTGCCGGTGCTGCCTGAGGCGGTCATCGCAGGACTCAGCATTCAGCCCGGTGGCCGCTATTTAGACGCCACAGCGGGGGGCGGCGGCCACAGTCGGCTCATTTTAGAGGCCGACCCCACGGTGAACCTGGTGGCGGTCGATCAAGATGCAGCGGCGATCGCCGCCACCCGGGCCAACCTGGCCGAGTTTGGCGACAGAGTCACCACCTGGCACGGCAACTTTGCCAATCTGAAACCACCGGGGCCCCCGTTCAATGGCATCTTGGCTGACCTTGGGGTGAGTTCGGTGCAGCTCGATGTCGGCGATCGCGGCTTTAGCTTTCGCCAGAGCGCTCCCCTCGACATGCGTATGGATCCGCGCCAAGACCTCACTGCCGCCGACATTGTCAACCACTGGGATGAGACTGAGCTAGCCAACCTGATCTACACCTACGGCGAAGAACGGCTTTCTCGCCGCATCGCCCGCAAAATTGTCGATCAGCGCCCTTGGCAAACCACCACCGATTTAGCCGAAGCCATCTTCCATTCGGTGCCCCGCAGCTATCGCTATGGCCGCATTCACCCCGCCACCCGCACCTTTCAGGCCTTAAGAATTGCCGTCAACCGCGAGCTAGACGTGCTCGAGACCCTGCTCAAGCTCGCCCCCACCTGGCTCGCCCCCAGTGGGCGGCTGGCGATCATCAGCTTCCACAGCCTAGAAGATCGCCTGGTGAAGCACAGCCTAAAAGACTCTCCCGACCTCAAAGTGATCACCAAGAAACCGGTCATCGCCACCGAGGACGAAATCGACCAAAACCCTCGCGCTCGCTCCGCCAAGCTGCGCGTTGCAGAACGCCTGTAG
- a CDS encoding NAD(P)H-quinone oxidoreductase subunit H encodes MSIIETKTEPMVLNMGPHHPSMHGVLRLIVTLDGEDVLDCEPVIGYLHRGMEKIAENRTNVMFVPYVSRWDYAAGMFNEAITVNAPEKLADIEVPKRASYIRVIMLELNRIANHLLWLGPFLADVGAQTPFFYIFREREMIYDLWEAATGYRMVNNNYFRIGGVAADLPYGWLDKCLDFCDYFLPKVDEYEKLITNNPIFRRRIEGIGTISRDEAIAWGLSGPMLRGSGVKWDLRKVDHYECYDDFDWDVQYETAGDCMARYQVRIREMRESVKILRQACAQIPGGPFENLEAKRMAEGPKSEWNSFDYQFIGKKIAPTFKIPAGEHYVRLESGKGELGVFIMGNDTVFPWRFKVRAADFVNLQILPHLLKGVKVADIMAILGSIDIIMGSVDR; translated from the coding sequence ATGTCGATTATTGAAACTAAGACAGAACCCATGGTGCTCAACATGGGGCCTCACCACCCCTCCATGCACGGGGTGCTGCGGTTAATTGTCACCCTCGACGGCGAAGATGTACTCGACTGCGAGCCGGTGATTGGCTACCTGCACCGGGGCATGGAAAAAATTGCTGAAAACCGCACCAACGTCATGTTTGTGCCCTACGTCAGCCGTTGGGACTATGCGGCGGGCATGTTCAACGAAGCCATTACGGTCAACGCCCCTGAGAAACTGGCCGACATCGAGGTGCCCAAGCGGGCCAGCTACATCCGCGTCATCATGCTGGAGCTAAACCGCATCGCCAACCACCTACTGTGGCTAGGCCCCTTCTTGGCCGACGTCGGTGCCCAAACCCCCTTCTTCTACATTTTCCGCGAGCGGGAGATGATCTACGACCTGTGGGAAGCCGCTACGGGCTATCGCATGGTCAACAACAACTATTTCCGCATTGGTGGAGTTGCCGCCGACCTGCCCTACGGCTGGCTCGACAAGTGCCTCGATTTCTGCGATTACTTTTTGCCCAAGGTCGATGAGTACGAAAAACTGATCACCAATAACCCCATCTTTCGCCGTCGGATCGAAGGGATAGGCACCATCTCCCGCGATGAGGCGATCGCCTGGGGGCTGTCTGGCCCCATGCTGCGCGGCTCCGGCGTCAAGTGGGACCTGCGCAAGGTTGACCACTACGAGTGCTACGACGACTTTGACTGGGATGTGCAGTACGAAACCGCTGGCGATTGTATGGCCCGGTATCAGGTGCGCATTCGCGAAATGCGTGAGTCTGTCAAAATTCTGCGACAGGCCTGCGCCCAAATTCCGGGTGGCCCCTTTGAAAACCTGGAGGCCAAACGCATGGCCGAAGGCCCCAAGTCGGAGTGGAACAGCTTTGACTACCAGTTCATCGGCAAAAAGATTGCTCCGACCTTCAAAATTCCGGCTGGCGAACACTATGTGCGCTTAGAAAGCGGTAAAGGTGAACTGGGCGTGTTCATTATGGGCAATGACACCGTCTTCCCCTGGCGCTTTAAGGTTCGCGCCGCCGATTTTGTCAACCTGCAAATTTTGCCCCACCTGCTCAAGGGGGTCAAAGTGGCCGACATTATGGCCATTCTGGGCAGCATTGACATCATCATGGGGTCGGTCGATCGCTAG
- the carB gene encoding carbamoyl-phosphate synthase large subunit yields the protein MPRRDDIKKILLIGSGPIVIGQACEFDYSGTQACKALREEGYEVVLINSNPATIMTDPETANRTYIEPLTPEIVERVIERERPAVMLPTMGGQTALNLAVTLAKTGVLERYGVELIGAKLEAIEMAEDRKLFKEAMARIEVPVCPSGLAETMDEAKEIAQQIGTFPLIIRPAYTMGGTGGGIAYNQEEFELISRSGLDASPVSQILVEQSLLGWKEYELEVMRDLADNVVIICSIENLDPMGVHTGDSITVAPAQTLTDKEYQRLRDASVKIIREIGVETGGSNIQFAVNPDNGDFIVIEMNPRVSRSSALASKATGFPIAKFAAKLAVGYTLNEISNDITKKTPASFEPTIDYVVTKIPRFAFEKFPGTSNTLTTQMKSVGEAMAIGRTFQESFQKALRSLETGRAGWGCDRAEKLPSLNEIRPKLRTPNPDRIFDLRHAMQLGLSVNDIFDLTAIDPWFLNQLFGLLQTEKFLKRTPLNELTYEQMRAVKRQGFSDRQIAYATGTHEDAVRDYRKGLGVIPVYKTVDTCAAEFEAFTPYYYSTYEDETEVLPSDRPKVMILGGGPNRIGQGIEFDYCCCHASFALRDDGYETIMVNSNPETVSTDYDTSDRLYFEPLTKEDVLNIIEAENPVGVIIQFGGQTPLKLAVPLQQYLASLPAADPSTHPPIHPPTQIWGTSPDSIDTAEDRERFEAILRELDIKQPPNGMARSFNDALRVAQQIDYPVVVRPSYVLGGRAMEIVYSDADLERYMTYAVLVEPDHPILIDKFLENAIEVDVDAIADHTGQVVIGGIMEHIEQAGIHSGDSACSLPTMTLPPAALATIRDWTIKLAKRLNVIGLMNIQFAVKGEQVYIIEANPRASRTVPFVSKAIGHPLAKLAVRVMSGKTLAELGFTTEVIPNHVSVKEAVLPFDKFAGTDALLGPEMRSTGEVMGIDSDFGKAFAKAALGANQKIPLEGTVFISMNDRDKAAVIPVAKELADMGLKLIATSGTRQALMEEGLTVGLILKVHEGRPNIEDAIKNNEIQLIINTPAGSTAIEDDRSIRRTALAYKVPIITTIAGAKATTAAIGSLQQHPLQVKSLQEYVGM from the coding sequence ATGCCCCGCCGTGATGACATCAAAAAGATTCTGTTGATTGGCTCTGGGCCGATTGTCATTGGTCAGGCCTGCGAATTTGACTACTCGGGTACCCAGGCCTGCAAAGCCCTGCGGGAAGAGGGCTACGAGGTGGTGCTGATCAACTCCAACCCGGCCACCATCATGACCGATCCGGAGACCGCCAACCGCACTTACATCGAGCCGCTGACCCCCGAAATCGTCGAGCGGGTGATCGAGCGGGAGCGCCCCGCTGTGATGCTACCCACCATGGGCGGTCAGACGGCGCTGAACCTGGCGGTGACCCTGGCCAAAACCGGCGTGCTAGAGCGCTACGGGGTCGAGCTGATTGGGGCCAAGCTCGAAGCCATTGAGATGGCTGAAGACCGCAAACTGTTTAAAGAAGCCATGGCCCGCATTGAGGTGCCCGTGTGCCCCTCGGGCCTGGCCGAAACCATGGATGAGGCCAAGGAGATCGCCCAGCAGATCGGCACCTTTCCGCTGATCATTCGCCCCGCCTACACCATGGGTGGCACCGGCGGCGGCATCGCCTACAACCAAGAAGAATTTGAGCTGATCTCGCGCTCGGGCCTCGACGCCAGCCCGGTGTCGCAGATTCTTGTCGAACAATCTCTCCTCGGCTGGAAGGAGTACGAACTGGAGGTGATGCGCGACCTAGCCGACAACGTGGTGATCATCTGCTCGATCGAGAACCTCGACCCCATGGGCGTGCACACGGGCGACTCGATCACCGTGGCCCCGGCCCAGACTCTGACCGACAAAGAGTACCAGCGCCTGCGCGATGCTTCGGTCAAAATCATCCGCGAGATTGGGGTAGAGACGGGCGGCTCAAACATTCAGTTTGCGGTCAACCCCGACAACGGCGATTTCATCGTGATTGAGATGAACCCCCGCGTGTCGCGCAGCTCGGCGCTGGCCTCTAAGGCGACCGGCTTCCCGATCGCCAAGTTTGCCGCCAAGCTGGCGGTGGGCTACACTCTCAACGAAATCTCTAACGACATCACCAAGAAAACCCCGGCCAGTTTTGAGCCCACCATCGACTACGTGGTGACCAAGATTCCCCGGTTTGCCTTCGAGAAATTTCCCGGCACCTCCAACACCCTGACCACCCAGATGAAATCGGTGGGTGAAGCCATGGCGATTGGCCGTACCTTCCAAGAGTCGTTTCAAAAGGCGCTGCGATCGCTAGAGACGGGGCGGGCAGGCTGGGGCTGCGATCGCGCCGAAAAGCTGCCCAGCCTCAACGAGATTCGCCCCAAACTGCGCACCCCCAACCCCGATCGCATCTTTGACCTGCGCCACGCCATGCAGCTGGGCCTGTCGGTCAACGATATCTTCGACCTCACCGCCATCGACCCCTGGTTTCTAAACCAGCTCTTCGGCCTGTTGCAGACCGAAAAGTTTCTCAAGCGCACCCCCCTCAATGAGCTGACCTACGAGCAGATGCGGGCGGTCAAGCGCCAGGGCTTTAGCGATCGCCAGATTGCCTACGCCACCGGCACCCATGAAGACGCTGTGCGCGACTACCGCAAGGGCCTAGGCGTGATTCCGGTGTACAAAACCGTGGATACCTGCGCCGCCGAGTTTGAGGCCTTTACCCCCTACTACTACTCCACCTACGAAGACGAGACCGAGGTGCTGCCCAGCGATCGCCCCAAGGTAATGATCTTAGGCGGCGGCCCCAACCGCATTGGCCAGGGCATCGAGTTTGACTACTGCTGCTGCCACGCCTCCTTTGCCCTGCGCGACGACGGCTACGAGACGATCATGGTCAACTCCAACCCCGAGACGGTGTCTACCGACTACGACACCAGCGATCGCCTCTATTTTGAGCCCCTGACCAAAGAAGATGTACTCAACATCATCGAGGCCGAAAACCCCGTAGGCGTCATCATCCAGTTTGGTGGCCAGACCCCCCTGAAGCTGGCCGTCCCCCTCCAGCAGTACCTTGCCTCCCTGCCCGCCGCTGACCCATCCACCCATCCACCCATCCACCCCCCCACCCAGATCTGGGGCACCTCCCCCGACTCTATCGACACCGCCGAAGACCGCGAGCGCTTCGAGGCCATTTTGCGCGAACTCGACATCAAGCAGCCCCCCAACGGCATGGCCCGCAGCTTCAACGACGCCCTGCGCGTCGCCCAGCAGATCGACTATCCGGTGGTGGTGCGGCCCAGCTACGTGCTCGGCGGTCGCGCCATGGAAATCGTCTACTCCGACGCCGATCTGGAGCGCTACATGACCTACGCGGTGCTGGTGGAGCCTGACCACCCGATCTTGATCGACAAGTTTTTAGAGAACGCCATCGAGGTGGATGTGGATGCGATCGCCGATCACACCGGCCAGGTGGTCATTGGCGGCATTATGGAGCACATTGAGCAGGCGGGCATTCACTCCGGCGACTCGGCCTGCTCCCTGCCCACGATGACCCTGCCCCCCGCCGCCCTTGCCACCATCCGCGACTGGACGATCAAGCTGGCCAAGCGCCTCAACGTCATCGGCCTGATGAATATTCAGTTCGCGGTCAAGGGCGAGCAGGTCTACATCATTGAGGCTAACCCTCGCGCCTCGCGCACGGTGCCCTTTGTCTCTAAGGCGATCGGTCATCCGTTGGCCAAGCTGGCGGTGCGGGTGATGTCGGGCAAAACCCTGGCCGAGCTGGGCTTTACCACAGAGGTGATTCCCAACCATGTCTCCGTCAAAGAGGCGGTGCTGCCCTTTGACAAGTTCGCCGGTACCGATGCCCTGCTCGGCCCCGAGATGCGATCGACTGGCGAAGTCATGGGCATCGACTCAGACTTTGGCAAGGCCTTCGCCAAAGCCGCCCTGGGGGCCAACCAAAAGATCCCCCTCGAAGGCACCGTCTTTATCTCCATGAACGATCGCGACAAAGCCGCCGTCATCCCCGTGGCCAAAGAACTGGCCGATATGGGTCTCAAGCTAATTGCCACCTCCGGCACTCGCCAAGCCCTGATGGAGGAAGGGCTGACCGTCGGCCTCATTCTCAAGGTGCATGAAGGCCGCCCCAACATCGAAGACGCGATCAAAAACAACGAGATTCAGCTGATTATCAATACCCCTGCGGGCAGCACTGCGATCGAAGACGATCGCTCGATTCGTCGCACGGCCCTAGCCTACAAGGTGCCGATCATTACCACGATTGCGGGGGCCAAGGCGACCACCGCTGCGATCGGCTCCCTGCAACAGCACCCCCTCCAGGTCAAATCTCTCCAGGAGTACGTGGGCATGTAA
- a CDS encoding IS110 family transposase yields MNDILEDRQWIGIDVSKRCLDVYIRPLGRTLQVANSELGLVELHQHLDGLVIGLIVLEATGGYQTLAARTLMEQGYPTVVVNPRQVRDFAKATGRLAKTDKIDAEVLAHFADAIRPEVRAMVSEDGQMLQGLVTRRQQLVEMRSAEKTRQRTAWPTVQANIETHIEWLDEQIKALDADIEALIQQSDQWQRTRDLLTSVPGLGPATIGVLVSQLPELGRLSAKPLASLCGLAPMNRDSGQMRGKRQIVGGRAAVRTALYMATLVATQHNPVIREFYQHLLQRGKPKKVALIASMRKLLTILNAMVAHDTLWQAPACSLPPAATPVVATT; encoded by the coding sequence ATGAACGACATACTAGAGGATCGGCAATGGATTGGCATTGATGTCTCGAAGCGGTGCTTGGATGTCTACATCCGTCCGTTGGGCCGTACCCTTCAAGTGGCTAACAGTGAGCTGGGCCTCGTCGAGCTGCACCAACACCTCGACGGCTTAGTCATTGGGTTAATCGTGCTCGAAGCTACGGGCGGCTACCAGACCCTAGCGGCGCGAACGCTGATGGAGCAAGGTTATCCAACGGTAGTGGTGAATCCGCGTCAAGTGCGCGACTTTGCTAAAGCGACGGGACGCTTGGCGAAAACAGACAAAATTGATGCTGAGGTACTGGCGCATTTTGCCGATGCTATTCGCCCAGAGGTGCGGGCGATGGTTAGTGAGGACGGTCAGATGCTCCAGGGCTTGGTCACTCGACGTCAGCAACTCGTCGAGATGCGCAGTGCCGAAAAGACCCGCCAGCGCACCGCATGGCCCACCGTCCAGGCAAACATTGAGACCCACATCGAGTGGTTAGACGAGCAGATCAAAGCTCTCGATGCCGACATTGAGGCGTTGATTCAACAGAGTGACCAGTGGCAACGCACCCGTGACCTGCTGACCAGCGTCCCTGGCCTAGGGCCTGCCACCATTGGAGTGCTGGTGTCGCAGTTACCCGAACTGGGACGACTTTCCGCTAAGCCGTTAGCCAGCCTCTGCGGCCTCGCGCCGATGAATCGCGATAGTGGCCAGATGCGCGGCAAACGGCAAATTGTCGGGGGTCGCGCGGCGGTACGCACCGCGCTGTATATGGCGACCCTGGTCGCCACCCAGCATAATCCGGTCATTCGGGAGTTCTACCAGCACTTACTCCAACGGGGTAAGCCCAAGAAGGTCGCCTTGATTGCCTCGATGCGCAAGCTGCTTACCATCCTCAATGCCATGGTGGCCCATGACACTCTCTGGCAAGCCCCAGCTTGCTCATTGCCGCCAGCCGCCACCCCTGTAGTAGCTACTACATAG
- a CDS encoding glycoside hydrolase family protein, with translation MTSLPSSTARNRARQRQIQLAKRRRALAIVILLLLGVGFVGVRSVPIPTSLRQLRTLRQLQKTVWVSHPEPLAMSGGDPYVRALMRTISAAESNINQPYHVLYGGELVAKLNHHPDICIEIVAGPNQGRCTTAAGRYQFLTTTWQEKARQYHPKSSSWFGGWGDYSFDPESQDLVVYYWLKDSSAWNLDIPAALRDGRLDEVLKRLSGTWTSLGYGIESNTMTARLPRIYENLLREELELGSSGQLP, from the coding sequence GTGACCTCACTGCCCTCTAGCACTGCCCGCAACCGTGCCCGCCAGCGCCAGATACAGCTGGCCAAGCGGCGGCGGGCGTTGGCCATCGTCATCCTGCTGCTCTTGGGGGTTGGGTTTGTTGGGGTGCGATCGGTGCCCATTCCTACTTCTCTGCGGCAGTTGCGAACCCTGCGGCAGCTGCAAAAAACTGTGTGGGTTAGCCACCCCGAGCCTCTTGCTATGTCGGGTGGTGACCCCTACGTGCGGGCGCTGATGCGCACCATTTCTGCCGCCGAGTCAAATATCAACCAGCCTTACCACGTGCTCTACGGCGGTGAGCTAGTTGCCAAGCTCAACCACCATCCCGATATTTGTATTGAGATTGTGGCGGGGCCAAACCAGGGCCGCTGCACCACGGCTGCCGGGCGCTACCAGTTTTTAACTACCACCTGGCAAGAAAAAGCCCGTCAATATCATCCCAAGTCGTCTAGCTGGTTTGGTGGCTGGGGCGACTACAGCTTTGACCCTGAGTCGCAAGATTTAGTGGTTTACTATTGGCTCAAAGATTCGTCAGCTTGGAACCTCGACATTCCTGCGGCCCTGCGCGATGGTCGTCTAGATGAGGTGCTAAAACGCCTTTCGGGCACCTGGACTAGTCTGGGCTATGGCATTGAATCAAATACTATGACGGCTCGGCTGCCCCGCATCTACGAGAATCTGCTTAGAGAAGAACTAGAGCTAGGGTCATCGGGCCAGCTGCCATAG
- a CDS encoding AI-2E family transporter, with the protein MSNQSELKRVLVPLATVALLIALGGLLWVLAEVVLMLFLGILLAIVLRFAAGSVEKYTPIPHPWSLGLVIVALLVVVVTSGILLVPEVIAQFEELVVQVQIANEQLLEFLDGAPFGDDLVPDFFDNPAGLPPVRRVLGNLTNTFVQGFGILANVLFISFTSLFLAVSPNRYRDGLIRLVPPSGRQRAREVISHVISGLKSWLVGRVLSMVLLAVIMSVGLTLMGVPLALALGVLTGLLEFIPVVGPLLSAVPAILMGFTVSPMKAVYVALFYLIIQQLEGNVITPVVQMKTASLPPVITLTAVVAMGILFGPLGVLTATPLAVVILIVVKELYIDDVLERRHASR; encoded by the coding sequence ATGAGTAATCAGTCTGAGCTCAAGCGGGTGCTAGTACCGCTGGCCACAGTGGCGCTGCTGATTGCCCTGGGGGGACTGCTGTGGGTGCTCGCTGAAGTCGTGCTCATGCTTTTCTTGGGCATTTTGCTGGCCATTGTGCTGAGATTTGCCGCTGGCAGCGTGGAAAAATACACCCCCATTCCCCACCCCTGGTCTTTGGGGCTCGTGATTGTGGCGCTCTTGGTGGTGGTGGTGACTAGCGGCATACTGCTAGTCCCCGAAGTCATTGCTCAGTTTGAAGAATTGGTAGTGCAGGTACAAATTGCCAATGAGCAGCTGCTGGAGTTTCTAGACGGCGCTCCCTTTGGAGACGATTTAGTACCTGACTTCTTTGACAATCCGGCAGGGTTACCGCCTGTGCGGCGCGTTTTAGGCAATTTAACCAACACCTTTGTCCAGGGATTTGGCATTCTTGCCAACGTGCTGTTTATTTCATTTACTAGTTTATTTTTGGCTGTAAGTCCCAACCGTTACCGCGACGGTCTAATTCGTCTGGTGCCCCCATCGGGCCGTCAACGGGCTAGGGAGGTGATCAGCCACGTTATCAGCGGGCTGAAGTCGTGGCTGGTGGGGCGAGTGCTCTCAATGGTGCTACTTGCCGTGATCATGAGTGTGGGGTTGACCCTGATGGGTGTACCCCTAGCTCTGGCCCTAGGGGTACTCACCGGATTGCTGGAGTTCATTCCGGTGGTAGGGCCGTTGCTCTCGGCCGTACCGGCTATTTTGATGGGGTTTACAGTTAGCCCTATGAAAGCAGTCTATGTAGCGCTGTTTTATTTGATCATTCAACAGCTAGAGGGCAATGTGATTACGCCCGTTGTGCAAATGAAAACCGCATCGCTGCCTCCGGTCATCACCCTGACAGCTGTGGTTGCTATGGGTATTTTGTTTGGCCCTCTGGGGGTTTTGACCGCTACCCCTCTAGCGGTGGTGATCTTGATTGTGGTGAAAGAACTTTACATTGACGATGTGCTCGAACGGCGGCATGCTTCCCGCTAA
- a CDS encoding IS110 family transposase, translating into MTELSQAHQWVGIDVSKRTLDVYVRPLGLSVQVANSDSGLRELLQALTAFRRETSLIVLEATGGYQALAARTLMAEGWPAVVVNPRQVRDFARATGRMAKTDKIDAEVLAHFADAIRPEVRAMASEASQHLQDLVTRRQQLVEMMSAEKARQRSARARTGQSIEQHIDWLKQQIQDLDTQIEQLIAQSDQWQRTREILTSVPGIGAVTTGLLLASLPELGQISAKRLASLCGLAPFNRDSGQMRGKRMISGGRATVRTGLYMAALVATRHNPVIRDYYQRLLQRGKLKKVALVACMHKLVIILNAMVEHDTLWQAPACSLPAAT; encoded by the coding sequence ATGACTGAACTATCACAAGCGCATCAATGGGTTGGCATTGACGTATCCAAGCGCACCTTAGATGTGTACGTCCGTCCACTTGGATTAAGCGTTCAGGTGGCCAACAGTGACTCTGGTTTAAGAGAGTTGCTACAGGCGTTAACGGCGTTTCGTCGCGAGACGAGTCTGATTGTGCTGGAAGCGACCGGGGGCTATCAAGCCCTGGCGGCGCGAACGTTGATGGCGGAGGGCTGGCCCGCCGTTGTGGTGAATCCACGTCAAGTGCGTGATTTTGCCCGGGCCACGGGGCGCATGGCTAAAACAGACAAAATTGATGCCGAGGTGTTGGCTCACTTTGCCGATGCCATCCGTCCAGAGGTACGGGCGATGGCGAGTGAGGCCAGTCAACACCTTCAAGACCTCGTCACGCGACGGCAGCAACTCGTCGAGATGATGAGTGCCGAAAAAGCCCGGCAACGCTCAGCACGAGCCAGGACGGGTCAGAGCATTGAGCAGCATATTGACTGGCTCAAGCAACAGATCCAAGACCTCGATACCCAGATTGAGCAGCTCATCGCCCAGAGCGATCAGTGGCAGCGCACCCGCGAGATCCTCACCAGTGTGCCGGGTATTGGGGCTGTGACGACGGGGCTCCTCTTGGCCTCACTCCCCGAGTTAGGACAGATCTCAGCGAAGCGCCTAGCCAGCTTGTGTGGCCTCGCCCCGTTCAACCGCGATAGCGGCCAGATGCGGGGTAAGCGGATGATTAGCGGCGGTCGAGCCACCGTGCGCACAGGCCTCTACATGGCCGCGTTAGTCGCCACTCGCCATAATCCGGTCATTCGCGATTACTACCAGCGCCTGCTGCAGCGGGGAAAACTCAAAAAGGTTGCCCTGGTGGCCTGCATGCACAAACTGGTGATTATTCTCAATGCCATGGTAGAACATGACACCCTCTGGCAGGCTCCGGCTTGCTCCCTGCCCGCCGCCACATAA
- a CDS encoding mechanosensitive ion channel family protein encodes MNFDYSPIWEKTQAMVNGFLALLPNIALAIVVFVIFFLAARGIRATVRRLTQRRQQTRNVGLVLARLAQGATVLIGLFVALSIIIPTLQAGDLIQLLGISGVAIGFAFRDILQNFLAGILILLTEPFQIDDQIIFKDFEGTVEHIETRATTIRTYDGRRIVIPNSELFTNSVLVNTAFENRRLQYDIGIGYGDDIATAKNLILEAVHETDGVLPDPAPDVIVVDLADSTVNLRARWWVEPPRRADVLDLQDQVLMNIKNKLTANGVDMPFPTQQILFHDQTEETDGDRSRQREGWPSRKGEAPKPRSIGGSLRQLADVRSAGNGNSAHQD; translated from the coding sequence ATGAATTTTGACTATTCTCCCATTTGGGAAAAAACTCAGGCGATGGTCAATGGCTTTCTGGCTTTACTGCCAAATATTGCCCTGGCTATTGTCGTATTCGTAATTTTCTTTTTAGCTGCCAGAGGCATCAGGGCAACGGTGAGACGATTGACCCAACGGCGGCAACAAACCCGAAACGTGGGTCTGGTTTTAGCGCGTTTGGCCCAAGGTGCCACCGTTTTGATTGGTCTTTTTGTTGCCCTCTCCATTATTATCCCCACCCTGCAGGCCGGAGATCTAATTCAGCTTCTAGGCATCAGCGGAGTTGCGATTGGGTTTGCCTTTCGGGATATTTTACAAAATTTCTTGGCGGGCATCTTAATTTTATTGACCGAGCCGTTTCAAATTGACGATCAGATCATTTTCAAGGATTTTGAAGGCACCGTTGAGCACATTGAAACTCGCGCTACCACTATTAGAACCTACGATGGCCGCCGCATCGTGATTCCCAACTCGGAGCTGTTCACCAACTCGGTTTTGGTCAATACCGCCTTTGAAAATCGTCGCCTACAGTACGACATTGGCATTGGCTACGGCGACGATATTGCAACCGCTAAGAACCTGATTTTAGAAGCCGTACATGAAACTGATGGGGTACTGCCCGACCCCGCTCCCGATGTAATCGTGGTCGATTTGGCCGACAGCACCGTTAACCTGCGCGCCCGCTGGTGGGTGGAGCCGCCCCGCCGCGCCGATGTGCTTGATTTGCAAGATCAGGTGCTGATGAACATTAAAAACAAGCTGACAGCCAACGGCGTTGATATGCCCTTCCCCACCCAGCAAATTTTGTTCCACGACCAAACCGAGGAAACCGACGGCGATCGCAGCCGTCAGCGCGAAGGCTGGCCCTCTCGCAAAGGAGAAGCCCCAAAACCGCGCAGCATTGGGGGCTCGCTGCGCCAGCTGGCCGATGTGCGCTCAGCCGGTAACGGTAACTCTGCCCACCAGGACTAA
- a CDS encoding REP-associated tyrosine transposase, producing the protein MPDYRRAYIPGGAIFLTLVTFNRRPVFAEADNVKRLRQAAAAVKAEMPFDITAAVVLPDHIHFVWTLPQGDDDYSKRVGRLKVLFTRSLKGSCALPQDVCISRQRQRESDVWQRRFWEHTIRDEADWVGHINYLHYNPVKHGLVKCPHQWEFSSFQRFVRDGFYREDWGCQCEGNEAAFKFEGEGLMAVE; encoded by the coding sequence ATGCCTGATTATCGACGCGCCTACATTCCCGGCGGGGCAATCTTTCTAACCCTGGTCACCTTCAACCGCAGACCAGTTTTTGCAGAAGCCGACAACGTAAAACGCCTGCGCCAGGCAGCCGCCGCTGTTAAAGCTGAAATGCCCTTCGATATTACAGCCGCCGTTGTGCTTCCCGACCACATTCATTTTGTGTGGACCTTGCCCCAGGGCGATGATGATTACTCAAAGCGAGTAGGGCGGCTAAAGGTGTTGTTTACGCGATCGCTGAAGGGAAGCTGTGCGCTACCGCAGGATGTTTGTATTTCTCGGCAACGGCAACGGGAAAGCGACGTATGGCAACGACGCTTTTGGGAGCACACCATTCGCGATGAGGCTGATTGGGTGGGGCACATCAATTATTTGCATTACAACCCGGTGAAGCATGGGTTGGTAAAGTGCCCCCATCAGTGGGAGTTTTCGAGTTTTCAGCGGTTTGTCAGGGATGGGTTTTACAGAGAGGATTGGGGATGCCAGTGCGAGGGGAATGAGGCTGCGTTTAAATTTGAGGGGGAGGGGTTGATGGCGGTTGAATAG